From a single Larus michahellis chromosome 18, bLarMic1.1, whole genome shotgun sequence genomic region:
- the P3H4 gene encoding endoplasmic reticulum protein SC65 has translation MGGAALALLRLLLLAAGPCAAQYEEYSVRGFPAAALEPLQRAYARALSQYAGAQWAESARELEASLRLHRLLRDSEAHCHRRCAAPAEGGPAEEPPAGGDPPAWEWEREMQLFGRLLRRAGCLRACKRDLPVFQLRYPPAQTLRDFQRRLPYQYLHYALFKSNKIEKAVSAAHTFLQKNPKHEMTLKYLNYYKTMVDVDEYLVDLEAQPYERIFVRSVKLYNNGDFRSSVADMEQALAEYYKAYEDCLAGCEGAYELQEFKDFYPAIADHFVSVLQCKVDCETELTPNVGGYFVEKFVATMYHYLQFAYYKLNDVRDAVRSVSSYMLFDPGDAVMQQNLVYYRFHRERWRLQEEDFEPRPEAVRYHNRTATQKKMLEFARQYLQADDEMEVDGGEGPEARDLPSDGEFEGEGDYEEGFFSEWWQEPKTKGDKADQETLR, from the exons atGGGCGGCGCGGCGCTggcgctgctgcggctgctgctgctggcggcggggccgtgcgCGGCGCAGTACGAGGAGTACAGCGTGCGCGGATTCCCCGCGGCCGCGCTGGAGCCGCTGCAGCGCGCCTACGCGCGGGCGCTGTCGCAGTACGCGGGCGCGCAGTGGGCGGAGAGCGCCCGGGAGCTGGAGGCCAGTCTGCGGCTCCACCGCCTGCTGCGGGACAGCGAGGCGCATTGCCACCGCCGCTGCGCCGCGCCCGCGGAGGGGGGCCCCGCCGAGGAGCCCCCCGCGGGAGGGGACCCCCCCGCCTGGGAGTGGGAGCGGGAGATGCAGCTCTTCGGGCGGCTGCTGCGCCGCGCAGGCTGCCTGCGCGCCTGCAAGCGCGACCTGCCCGTCTTCCAGCTGCGCTACCCCCCCGCGCAGACGCTGCGCGACTTCCAGCGCCGCCTGCCCTACCAGTACCTGCACTACGCTCTCTTCAAG tcaAATAAGATCGAGAAAGCGGTGTCTGCTGCCCACACCTTCCTGCAGAAGAACCCCAAGCACGAGATGACCTTGAAGTACCTGAACTATTACAAGACGATGGTGGACGTGGATGAATACCTGGTCGACCTGGAGGCTCAGCCCTACGAg CGGATATTCGTGCGGTCGGTGAAGCTGTACAACAACGGGGATTTCCGGAGCAGCGTGGCCGACATGGAGCAGGCGCTGGCCGAGTACTACAAGGCGTACGAGGACTGCCTGGCCGGCTGCGAGGGCGCCTACGAGCTGCAGGAGTTCAAGGACTTCTACCCTGCCATCGCAG ACCACTTTGTGAGCGTGCTGCAGTGCAAGGTGGACTGCGAGACCGAGCTCACCCCCAATGTGGGCGGCTACTTCGTGGAGAAGTTTGTGGCCACCATGTACCACTACCTGCAGTTCGCCTACTACAAGT TGAATGACGTGCGGGATGCGGTGCGGAGCGTCTCCAGCTACATGCTCTTTGACCCGGGCGATGCCGTGATGCAGCAGAACCTGGTCTACTACCGCTTCCACCGCGAGCGCTGGcgcctgcaggaggaggacttCGAGCCTCGGCCG GAAGCCGTGCGCTACCACAACCGGACGGCCACCCAGAAGAAGATGCTGGAGTTCGCCAGGCAGTACCTGCAGGCTGACGATGAG ATGGAGGTGGACGGCGGCGAGGGGCCGGAGGCGCGGGACCTGCCCTCCGACGGCGAGTTCGAGGGCGAAGGCGACTACGAGGAGGGATTCTTCTCAGAGTGGTGGCAGGAGCCCAAGACCAAGGGGGACAAAGCCGACCAAG AGACCCTGCGATGA
- the FKBP10 gene encoding peptidyl-prolyl cis-trans isomerase FKBP10 isoform X1: MAPGSTILILLLLLLLGVPAAPALGDPGPLEDVVIDRYYIPKICLREVQMGDFIRYHYNGTFKDGKKFDSSYDRGATVAGVVGVGRLITGMDRGLQGMCVNERRHLIVPPHLGYGSIGVDATLYFDVVMLDIWNKNDKLQITTLSKPEHCNRTVENSDFVRYHYNGTLLDGTPFDSSYSKDSTYDTYVGTGWLIKGMDQGLLGMCAGEKRSIIIPPFLAYGEKGYGTVIPPQASLVFSVLLIDFHNPKDGVFLEHLEVPESCKRRAVTGDFVRYHYNGTLMDGTLFDSSYSRNHTYNTYIGKGYIIPGMDQGLQGVCMGERRRVVVPPHLAYGENGAGNKIPGSAVLIFDVHIIDFHNPADPVEIETVYRPEDCNVTTRDRDFVRYHYNCSLLDGTKLFSSHDYEKPQEVTLGTNKVIEGLNSGLLNMCAGERRVLIIPPHLGHGESGARGVPGSAVLRFEVELISMEEGVPEGYLFIWHGDPPANLYEQMDLNKDGEIPADEFSTFIKTQVVEGKGRLMPSSDPEKVIADMFQNQDRNQDGKITSEELKLKSDEDQEKIHEEL; encoded by the exons ATGGCCCCGGGCagcaccatcctcatcctcctcctcctcctcctcctcggcgtcCCGGCGGCCCCGGCGCTGGGCGACCCCGGCCCCCTGGAAGACGTGGTGATAGACAGATACTATATCCCCAAAATCTGCCTGCGGGAGGTCCAGATGGGGGATTTCATTCGCTACCACTACAATGGCACCTTTAAAGATGGCAAAAAGTTTGACTCCAG CTACGACCGAGGGGCCACGGTGGCCGGCGTGGTGGGTGTCGGGCGGCTGATCACCGGCATGgaccgggggctgcagggcatgTGCGTGAACGAGCGGCGTCACCTCATCGTGCCACCACACCTGGGCTACGGCAGCATCGGCGTGG ATGCCACCTTGTACTTCGACGTCGTCATGCTGGACATCTGGAACAAGAACGACAAGCTGCAGATCACCACCCTCTCCAAACCCGAGCACTGCAACCGCACGGTGGAGAACTCAGACTTTGTGCGGTACCACTACAACGGCACGCTGCTGGACGGCACCCCCTTCGACTCCAG CTACAGCAAAGACAGCACCTACGACACCTACGTGGGCACCGGCTGGCTGATCAAGGGCATGGACCAGGGGCTGCTGGGCATGTGTGCCGGGGAGAAGAGGAGCATCATCATCCCCCCGTTCCTCGCCTACGGGGAGAAGGGCTACG ggaccgtGATCCCACCGCAGGCCTCGCTGGTGTTCAGCGTGCTGCTGATTGACTTCCACAACCCCAAGGACGGTGTCTTCCTGGAGCACCTGGAGGTGCCGGAGTCCTGCAAGCGCAGGGCTGTGACCGGGGACTTTGTCCGCTACCACTACAACGGCACGCTGATGGACGGGACGCTCTTCGACTCCAG CTACTCCCGCAATCACACCTACAACACCTACATCGGGAAGGGCTACATCATCCCCGGCATGGACCAGGGCCTGCAAGGGGTCTGCATGGGAGAGAGGCGGCGGGTGGTCGTCCCCCCGCACCTGGCCTATGGGGAGAACGGAGCAG GGAACAAAATTCCCGGCTCAGCCGTGCTCATCTTCGACGTCCACATCATCGACTTCCACAACCCTGCGGACCCGGTGGAGATCGAGACCGTGTACCGGCCCGAGGACTGCAATGTCACCACCCGCGACAGAGACTTCGTCCGCTACCACTACAACTGCTCCTTGCTGGACGGCACCAAGCTCTTCTCCTC CCACGACTACGAGAAGCCCCAGGAGGTGACTCTGGGGACCAACAAGGTGATCGAGGGCCTGAACAGCGGCCTCCTCAACATGTGCGCGGGGGAGAGGCGGGTGCTCATCATCCCCCCCCACCTGGGCCACGGGGAGAGCGGAG CCCGGGGGGTGCCCGGCAGCGCCGTGCTGCGCTTCGAGGTGGAGCTGATCTCCATGGAGGAGGGGGTTCCCGAGGGCTACCTCTTCATCTGGCACGGGGACCCTCCGGCGAACCTCTACGAGCAAATGGACCTGAACAAGGACGGGGAGATCCCCGCCGACGAG TTCTCCACCTTCATCAAGACCCAGGTGGTGGAAGGGAAAGGCCGGCTCATGCCCAGCTCCGACCCGGAGAAAGTCATCGCTGACATGTTCCAGAACCAGGACCGCAACCAGGACGGGAAGATCACCTCCGAGGAGCTGAAGCTGAAGTCGGATGAGGACCAGGAGAAGATCCACGAGGAGCTCTGA
- the FKBP10 gene encoding peptidyl-prolyl cis-trans isomerase FKBP10 isoform X2, which yields MAPGSTILILLLLLLLGVPAAPALGDPGPLEDVVIDRYYIPKICLREVQMGDFIRYHYNGTFKDGKKFDSSYDRGATVAGVVGVGRLITGMDRGLQGMCVNERRHLIVPPHLGYGSIGVAGLIPPDATLYFDVVMLDIWNKNDKLQITTLSKPEHCNRTVENSDFVRYHYNGTLLDGTPFDSSYSKDSTYDTYVGTGWLIKGMDQGLLGMCAGEKRSIIIPPFLAYGEKGYGTVIPPQASLVFSVLLIDFHNPKDGVFLEHLEVPESCKRRAVTGDFVRYHYNGTLMDGTLFDSSYSRNHTYNTYIGKGYIIPGMDQGLQGVCMGERRRVVVPPHLAYGENGAGNKIPGSAVLIFDVHIIDFHNPADPVEIETVYRPEDCNVTTRDRDFVRYHYNCSLLDGTKLFSSHDYEKPQEVTLGTNKVIEGLNSGLLNMCAGERRVLIIPPHLGHGESGARGVPGSAVLRFEVELISMEEGVPEGYLFIWHGDPPANLYEQMDLNKDGEIPADEFSTFIKTQVVEGKGRLMPSSDPEKVIADMFQNQDRNQDGKITSEELKLKSDEDQEKIHEEL from the exons ATGGCCCCGGGCagcaccatcctcatcctcctcctcctcctcctcctcggcgtcCCGGCGGCCCCGGCGCTGGGCGACCCCGGCCCCCTGGAAGACGTGGTGATAGACAGATACTATATCCCCAAAATCTGCCTGCGGGAGGTCCAGATGGGGGATTTCATTCGCTACCACTACAATGGCACCTTTAAAGATGGCAAAAAGTTTGACTCCAG CTACGACCGAGGGGCCACGGTGGCCGGCGTGGTGGGTGTCGGGCGGCTGATCACCGGCATGgaccgggggctgcagggcatgTGCGTGAACGAGCGGCGTCACCTCATCGTGCCACCACACCTGGGCTACGGCAGCATCGGCGTGG CGGGGCTGATCCCCCCAGATGCCACCTTGTACTTCGACGTCGTCATGCTGGACATCTGGAACAAGAACGACAAGCTGCAGATCACCACCCTCTCCAAACCCGAGCACTGCAACCGCACGGTGGAGAACTCAGACTTTGTGCGGTACCACTACAACGGCACGCTGCTGGACGGCACCCCCTTCGACTCCAG CTACAGCAAAGACAGCACCTACGACACCTACGTGGGCACCGGCTGGCTGATCAAGGGCATGGACCAGGGGCTGCTGGGCATGTGTGCCGGGGAGAAGAGGAGCATCATCATCCCCCCGTTCCTCGCCTACGGGGAGAAGGGCTACG ggaccgtGATCCCACCGCAGGCCTCGCTGGTGTTCAGCGTGCTGCTGATTGACTTCCACAACCCCAAGGACGGTGTCTTCCTGGAGCACCTGGAGGTGCCGGAGTCCTGCAAGCGCAGGGCTGTGACCGGGGACTTTGTCCGCTACCACTACAACGGCACGCTGATGGACGGGACGCTCTTCGACTCCAG CTACTCCCGCAATCACACCTACAACACCTACATCGGGAAGGGCTACATCATCCCCGGCATGGACCAGGGCCTGCAAGGGGTCTGCATGGGAGAGAGGCGGCGGGTGGTCGTCCCCCCGCACCTGGCCTATGGGGAGAACGGAGCAG GGAACAAAATTCCCGGCTCAGCCGTGCTCATCTTCGACGTCCACATCATCGACTTCCACAACCCTGCGGACCCGGTGGAGATCGAGACCGTGTACCGGCCCGAGGACTGCAATGTCACCACCCGCGACAGAGACTTCGTCCGCTACCACTACAACTGCTCCTTGCTGGACGGCACCAAGCTCTTCTCCTC CCACGACTACGAGAAGCCCCAGGAGGTGACTCTGGGGACCAACAAGGTGATCGAGGGCCTGAACAGCGGCCTCCTCAACATGTGCGCGGGGGAGAGGCGGGTGCTCATCATCCCCCCCCACCTGGGCCACGGGGAGAGCGGAG CCCGGGGGGTGCCCGGCAGCGCCGTGCTGCGCTTCGAGGTGGAGCTGATCTCCATGGAGGAGGGGGTTCCCGAGGGCTACCTCTTCATCTGGCACGGGGACCCTCCGGCGAACCTCTACGAGCAAATGGACCTGAACAAGGACGGGGAGATCCCCGCCGACGAG TTCTCCACCTTCATCAAGACCCAGGTGGTGGAAGGGAAAGGCCGGCTCATGCCCAGCTCCGACCCGGAGAAAGTCATCGCTGACATGTTCCAGAACCAGGACCGCAACCAGGACGGGAAGATCACCTCCGAGGAGCTGAAGCTGAAGTCGGATGAGGACCAGGAGAAGATCCACGAGGAGCTCTGA